A portion of the Geoalkalibacter ferrihydriticus DSM 17813 genome contains these proteins:
- the tssM gene encoding type VI secretion system membrane subunit TssM: MKSFLLLLQGYLLGRTGSRVVGVLLLISLVWWAGPYVGLTNETLRLGIIVAILLLILLAWAVRLLLVRRRAGRFQAELQGQSGDVEDDRRFEIEELQKKMNDAVATLKASELGVSHRGSAALYALPWFMIIGPSAAGKTTLLRHSGLHFPYAEEGDIDIRGFGGTRNCDWWFSNEAVLLDTAGRYTTEPGDHGEWKAFLALLRKHRRRMPINGVLVAISLEDLLTSDQAATAQHVKIIRDRIDELTTDLGCLVPVYLVITKCDLLHGFVSFFEDLSEHDRNQVWGAWLGENANPETLVENFHNHLKELYERLCAMRLRKLSMQRRFAAKALIHEFPAEFQVAATRLGEFARLLLKPNPYQETPRFCGVYLTSATQEGTPLQRILGNLRQAFGYVEENAPAKPETTRSYFIKKVFQDIIFANAQAGMKTRRRELLARLLKSTWVTASLALIAGSFMVLSTSLTSNTLLVQRGSAAAEQVRASLVAAEPQPREVLEALDALFAHYRDLRDYERKLPWHLVLGVYQGGVQIDPSRRLLLEGLELNFFQPVARALEFRLENQIRQWETFDEKGREKIRRDFYEDLRTYLMLAQPEHLDTDAALPLLTRVWREELTRGLPQDAEKNFVSDERLGELAAFFLAHLHQQNPAQWAVAPWPARETVVEQAREQLRTPPNAQRLYAQIIGKAKTQVNPRTLEDLIRGYDFGLLNSSFTLPGVFTERAWREFVRPEIAQAVRAASRGDWVIGLQRDPEVEEEIEMRAPNGEYTNPELATRLEKEIRQIYFADYAEAWFGLLESVRIAPFTSLEDASRKILTLARSDGPIGELMRVVSRNINLADGVNPGIEALAAAVEDEQRATRNLVPELDGPLRDLRKFCDPADKMTVSLLVNQYLLAISAMQGEIERLGAAVDVPREAAGYAANILTGGGASSELYKSWVSTTSLLGGIEARTRRVAGNLLMAPLRQSWQVILGQTRKDLQRSWRNSVYAAYGQKVEGRFPFSAQGRDAALVDVTDFFRPEDGVLWDFVNNNLAPFLTRERNGWRQKTWLDQGPGFNRNLLSGLERAQLISASLFRRGSDEPEVQFYLYPMPSRGLSEMYLESNGQHYRYRNEPQEWRQFRWPGDMGRLGARIHGLTGLGTGRAELGFEGVWGIFHLLDRADLTVESGTHYLSVWDLDDGNGRPVTVQFRIRADRENNIFERGLFSKLNLPESIF, translated from the coding sequence ATGAAAAGTTTTCTGCTGTTGCTGCAAGGTTATCTGCTCGGCCGCACCGGAAGCCGGGTGGTCGGCGTGCTTTTGCTCATTTCCCTGGTCTGGTGGGCCGGTCCCTATGTGGGGCTGACCAATGAGACCCTGCGCCTGGGGATCATTGTTGCGATTCTGCTCCTGATCCTGCTGGCCTGGGCGGTACGTCTGTTGCTGGTGCGCCGGCGCGCGGGGCGTTTTCAGGCAGAACTTCAGGGGCAGAGCGGCGACGTGGAGGATGATCGTCGTTTCGAAATCGAAGAACTGCAAAAGAAAATGAATGACGCCGTCGCCACCCTCAAGGCGTCCGAGCTGGGGGTGAGTCATCGCGGCAGCGCCGCTCTTTACGCCTTGCCCTGGTTTATGATCATCGGTCCGTCAGCGGCCGGCAAAACCACCCTCTTGCGCCATTCCGGACTGCACTTTCCCTACGCCGAGGAAGGCGACATCGATATCCGCGGCTTTGGCGGAACGCGCAACTGCGACTGGTGGTTTTCCAACGAAGCCGTGCTGCTCGACACCGCCGGTCGTTACACCACCGAGCCCGGCGACCATGGGGAGTGGAAGGCATTTCTCGCACTGCTGCGCAAGCATCGTCGACGCATGCCTATCAACGGTGTGCTGGTGGCCATCAGCCTCGAAGATCTGCTGACCAGTGATCAGGCCGCAACCGCCCAACATGTCAAGATCATTCGCGATCGCATCGATGAACTGACCACCGACCTGGGCTGCCTGGTGCCGGTCTATCTGGTTATCACCAAATGCGACCTGCTGCATGGGTTCGTCTCCTTTTTTGAAGATCTCAGCGAGCATGATCGCAATCAGGTGTGGGGGGCCTGGCTCGGAGAAAATGCGAATCCCGAAACCCTGGTGGAGAATTTTCACAACCATCTTAAGGAACTCTATGAGCGTCTGTGCGCCATGCGCCTGCGCAAGCTCTCCATGCAGCGCCGCTTCGCCGCCAAGGCTCTGATCCATGAGTTTCCCGCCGAGTTTCAGGTTGCCGCGACGCGCCTCGGTGAATTCGCGCGTCTGCTCCTGAAGCCTAATCCTTACCAGGAAACACCGCGTTTCTGTGGTGTTTATCTGACCAGCGCGACTCAGGAGGGCACCCCCCTGCAGCGCATTCTCGGCAACCTGCGCCAGGCTTTCGGTTACGTCGAGGAAAACGCCCCGGCAAAGCCTGAAACGACGCGCAGTTATTTCATCAAGAAAGTTTTTCAGGACATCATTTTCGCCAATGCTCAAGCGGGTATGAAGACCCGACGGCGCGAACTGTTGGCGCGTCTGCTCAAATCAACCTGGGTGACGGCATCACTGGCTCTGATTGCAGGCAGTTTCATGGTGCTGAGCACTTCGCTGACCAGCAACACTCTGCTCGTGCAAAGGGGCAGCGCGGCGGCGGAGCAGGTCCGCGCTTCGCTGGTCGCCGCCGAGCCCCAACCACGAGAGGTGCTTGAGGCGCTGGATGCGTTGTTTGCCCACTATCGCGATCTGCGCGATTACGAACGCAAGCTTCCCTGGCACCTGGTACTAGGTGTCTATCAGGGAGGGGTGCAAATTGACCCCAGCCGTCGGCTGCTGCTCGAAGGGCTTGAGTTGAACTTCTTCCAGCCTGTGGCAAGAGCCCTTGAGTTTCGCCTGGAAAATCAGATTCGCCAATGGGAGACCTTTGACGAAAAGGGGCGGGAGAAGATTCGCCGGGATTTTTATGAAGATCTCAGAACCTATCTTATGCTGGCCCAGCCCGAGCACCTGGATACCGATGCGGCGCTGCCCCTGCTGACCAGAGTCTGGCGCGAGGAACTGACCCGCGGCCTGCCTCAGGACGCGGAGAAAAATTTCGTGTCTGATGAACGCCTGGGTGAGCTGGCGGCGTTCTTCCTTGCCCATCTGCATCAGCAGAACCCTGCGCAATGGGCCGTGGCTCCCTGGCCGGCGCGCGAGACCGTTGTCGAGCAGGCGCGCGAGCAATTGCGCACTCCGCCCAACGCCCAGCGCCTCTATGCGCAGATCATCGGCAAGGCCAAAACGCAGGTCAATCCGCGTACACTGGAAGATCTGATTCGCGGCTACGACTTCGGCCTGCTAAACAGCAGCTTCACGCTGCCGGGGGTTTTTACCGAGCGGGCATGGCGCGAATTCGTGCGGCCGGAAATCGCTCAGGCTGTACGCGCCGCCAGTCGCGGCGACTGGGTGATTGGCTTGCAACGCGATCCCGAGGTTGAGGAAGAAATTGAAATGAGGGCCCCGAACGGGGAGTACACCAATCCTGAACTGGCAACGCGTTTGGAGAAGGAAATTCGTCAGATCTATTTTGCCGATTACGCCGAAGCCTGGTTCGGACTGCTGGAGTCGGTACGCATCGCACCCTTTACCTCCCTGGAGGATGCCTCGCGCAAGATTCTGACCCTGGCGCGCAGCGACGGACCAATCGGCGAACTGATGCGGGTGGTTTCGCGCAATATCAATCTGGCGGACGGCGTAAATCCAGGGATTGAGGCTCTGGCCGCAGCCGTGGAGGATGAACAGCGCGCCACGCGCAACCTGGTTCCCGAACTTGATGGCCCCTTGCGCGATTTGCGTAAATTCTGCGATCCGGCCGACAAGATGACCGTCAGTCTGTTGGTGAACCAGTATCTGCTCGCCATCTCTGCCATGCAGGGCGAAATCGAGCGCCTTGGTGCTGCGGTGGATGTGCCGCGCGAAGCGGCCGGTTATGCCGCCAACATTCTCACCGGTGGCGGCGCGAGTTCCGAACTCTACAAAAGCTGGGTGTCAACCACCAGCCTGCTGGGCGGAATTGAAGCCCGCACCCGGCGGGTCGCCGGCAACCTGTTGATGGCTCCTTTGCGCCAGAGTTGGCAGGTGATTCTTGGCCAGACCCGTAAGGATCTTCAGCGCAGTTGGCGAAACAGCGTTTATGCGGCTTACGGGCAGAAGGTTGAGGGGCGTTTCCCCTTTTCCGCCCAAGGGCGCGATGCGGCGCTGGTCGATGTCACTGATTTCTTCCGGCCCGAGGACGGGGTTTTGTGGGACTTCGTCAACAACAATCTGGCTCCCTTTCTCACCCGGGAACGCAACGGCTGGCGCCAGAAAACCTGGCTGGATCAGGGGCCGGGCTTTAATCGCAACTTGCTGAGCGGCCTCGAGCGGGCCCAGCTTATCAGTGCAAGCCTCTTTCGGCGCGGGAGTGACGAGCCCGAAGTACAGTTCTACCTTTATCCCATGCCCAGCCGTGGCTTGAGCGAGATGTACCTGGAAAGCAATGGTCAGCATTACCGCTACCGCAACGAGCCTCAGGAGTGGCGCCAATTTCGCTGGCCTGGCGACATGGGGCGCCTGGGTGCCAGGATTCATGGGTTGACGGGCCTCGGTACCGGCCGCGCGGAGCTCGGCTTCGAAGGTGTCTGGGGGATCTTCCATTTGCTTGACAGGGCCGATCTGACAGTGGAGAGCGGCACCCATTATCTGAGTGTCTGGGATCTCGATGATGGCAACGGCAGACCGGTGACGGTTCAGTTCCGCATTCGCGCCGACCGGGAGAACAACATTTTCGAGCGCGGCTTGTTTTCAAAGTTGAATTTGCCTGAGAGCATTTTTTAG
- the tagF gene encoding type VI secretion system-associated protein TagF — MFGLFTRSAKISSTARNRDQHGCFGKMPIHPDFIRHGVRAREVVGLENWVQEGVGLFSRRGPGGGTEPLVSFPRHHLVMNGGEQDRTLVGTLSASRDRSGRAYPFVVFSLADASLFSEMQAAVPLAFDEFFQCSTEILAAPWSQEPVSLLLDRIDGLPTRDLSLTRRQLLERQIALLGDIPMGRFWAEAFPGQAPLRQGLFEALFSALRSAARRGPGRVTWGLRLPLGSGATLLPTVVFWVQMVEAILEERHWRAHYFWHGGHHEQPGCLTLFFRPLAASLFLWLMPGHKDEAGLFDLRREMTQRSDVSCPPELARMLCDDDVSMLDLLYRAGRREVLL, encoded by the coding sequence ATGTTCGGATTGTTCACGCGTAGCGCCAAAATATCCTCGACGGCGCGCAACCGCGACCAGCACGGCTGTTTCGGCAAAATGCCGATTCACCCTGATTTTATTCGCCACGGTGTGCGGGCGCGGGAGGTGGTGGGGCTCGAGAACTGGGTGCAGGAAGGTGTCGGGCTGTTTTCCCGCCGTGGTCCGGGCGGAGGAACTGAGCCCCTGGTTTCTTTTCCCCGGCATCATCTGGTCATGAACGGCGGCGAGCAGGACCGCACCTTGGTCGGCACCCTGAGCGCAAGTCGCGACCGCAGTGGCCGCGCTTATCCCTTTGTCGTTTTCAGTCTCGCCGATGCCTCCCTGTTCAGTGAGATGCAGGCGGCCGTGCCTCTGGCCTTCGATGAGTTTTTCCAGTGCAGCACCGAGATCCTAGCCGCACCTTGGAGCCAGGAGCCGGTATCGCTGCTTCTTGATCGTATCGACGGCCTGCCCACGCGCGACCTGAGCCTGACCCGGAGGCAGTTGCTCGAACGCCAGATTGCCCTGCTCGGTGACATTCCCATGGGCCGTTTCTGGGCCGAGGCTTTTCCCGGCCAGGCACCCTTGCGCCAAGGGCTGTTCGAGGCGCTTTTCAGTGCCCTGCGCAGCGCGGCGCGACGCGGACCCGGGCGCGTCACCTGGGGCTTGAGGCTGCCGCTGGGGAGTGGCGCAACTCTTTTGCCGACGGTGGTTTTTTGGGTGCAGATGGTGGAAGCGATTCTCGAGGAACGTCATTGGCGGGCGCATTATTTCTGGCATGGCGGTCATCATGAACAACCGGGTTGTCTGACGCTTTTTTTTCGGCCCTTGGCGGCGTCGCTCTTTTTGTGGCTGATGCCGGGCCATAAGGATGAGGCGGGTTTGTTCGACCTGCGCCGGGAAATGACTCAGCGCTCGGATGTGAGTTGCCCCCCGGAATTGGCGCGCATGCTGTGCGATGATGATGTCTCAATGCTCGATCTGCTTTATCGCGCCGGTCGCCGCGAGGTGTTGCTATGA
- the tssA gene encoding type VI secretion system protein TssA: protein MSVQATASTLSESPLLDAVRAPLPNGGEDPRYSDELLQAKREIDKLKKNNYTLAHKLCCELLARQGKDLRVAGYLLMAALGRDGLPGLLEAAEGYRYLLEHFWDACHPRKDSQRLGALSWLNGARLESMARDAGRTATVEEMNQLRRCVDEINRLLRARLGDESPQWRTLDGWLKAKPPTPQIVSASVPQATEVPATPCAPVPEEPAPQPTAKEEPLVSSEREAFAMTRTLSNYFREQGNWRQALAFTRALRWGALVLPPHEQGRTRVPAPRASALSALENQRQTGDPAALLQLCEALFLEPGGQFWLDLQYLSRQAAKASGRDDLQNFIEDQTQILLRRLPALVALCFDDGRPFADPATRGWLEDLCAEGERQPEVAARDAWDEQLALVLKTARDLAAQKKLSDALDLLRDLPAQTETRRLRLHLAQTALCLQGGRPDVALHLAEVLEEQVDALHVVLWDQPLALEIWRLALDTLQQCVRKAPTEEKAAMEIKIHRLRAQICRTDPAAAVKWL from the coding sequence ATGAGCGTACAGGCGACGGCCTCTACCCTGAGTGAATCTCCCCTGCTCGATGCGGTGCGCGCGCCTTTGCCCAACGGGGGTGAAGATCCGCGCTACAGCGATGAACTATTACAAGCCAAGCGCGAAATCGACAAACTCAAAAAAAACAATTACACCCTGGCGCATAAGCTCTGTTGCGAACTGCTGGCCCGGCAGGGCAAGGATTTGAGGGTTGCGGGCTATCTGCTCATGGCTGCTCTGGGCCGCGATGGACTGCCCGGTCTGCTGGAAGCGGCCGAAGGCTACCGCTACCTGCTGGAACATTTCTGGGATGCATGTCACCCACGCAAGGACAGCCAACGTCTCGGTGCCTTGAGCTGGCTTAACGGCGCGCGGCTCGAATCCATGGCGCGGGACGCGGGACGCACGGCTACAGTCGAAGAGATGAACCAACTGCGGCGTTGCGTTGATGAGATCAACCGCCTGCTGCGTGCCCGCCTGGGCGATGAATCGCCCCAGTGGCGAACCCTGGACGGCTGGCTCAAAGCCAAACCGCCAACGCCCCAGATCGTATCCGCGTCGGTGCCGCAGGCCACTGAGGTTCCGGCGACGCCTTGCGCTCCCGTGCCCGAGGAGCCGGCGCCGCAACCCACGGCAAAAGAAGAACCGCTTGTCAGCTCGGAGCGCGAGGCTTTTGCTATGACCCGCACGCTGAGCAATTACTTCCGCGAACAGGGGAATTGGCGGCAAGCCCTGGCCTTCACCCGCGCCCTGCGCTGGGGTGCTTTGGTCTTGCCGCCTCACGAACAGGGCCGCACCCGGGTGCCGGCCCCGCGCGCCAGCGCCCTGAGCGCTCTGGAGAATCAGCGGCAGACCGGTGACCCTGCTGCGCTGCTGCAACTCTGCGAGGCTTTGTTTCTCGAACCAGGCGGCCAGTTCTGGCTTGACCTGCAATACCTGTCCCGGCAGGCGGCCAAGGCGTCCGGGCGTGACGATTTGCAGAATTTTATTGAAGATCAGACTCAGATCCTGCTGCGGCGTCTGCCCGCTCTGGTAGCCCTGTGTTTCGACGACGGGCGGCCTTTCGCCGATCCCGCCACCCGTGGCTGGCTTGAAGACCTGTGCGCCGAGGGTGAGCGGCAGCCCGAGGTCGCTGCCAGGGATGCGTGGGACGAGCAATTGGCGCTGGTACTCAAAACCGCCCGCGATCTGGCAGCGCAAAAAAAACTCAGTGACGCCTTGGATTTGTTGCGCGACCTGCCCGCCCAAACCGAAACCCGTCGTCTGCGCCTGCATCTGGCCCAGACCGCTCTCTGTCTGCAAGGCGGTCGTCCCGACGTGGCGCTGCACTTGGCCGAAGTTCTGGAAGAGCAGGTCGACGCCTTGCATGTGGTTCTCTGGGATCAGCCGCTGGCCCTCGAAATCTGGCGCCTCGCTCTGGATACCTTGCAACAATGCGTTCGTAAGGCTCCAACCGAAGAAAAGGCGGCCATGGAAATTAAAATTCACCGCCTGCGCGCCCAGATCTGCCGCACGGACCCCGCCGCCGCGGTCAAATGGTTGTAA
- the tssB gene encoding type VI secretion system contractile sheath small subunit, with the protein MADSFQKEIPKARVNIALDVETGGNRKKVELPLKMLVVGDFTNGKTTGRVAERERTNINKNNFEAVLRNMAPEARFAVPNELTRDGEEIAVNLKFDSMKSFHPDRVANQIPEMHSMMAMRNLLKDLKANLLDNAGFRKELEKIVKDQPELAALKGQLEEILGPVPAAGGE; encoded by the coding sequence ATGGCCGACAGTTTTCAGAAAGAAATCCCCAAGGCGCGCGTCAACATCGCCCTCGACGTCGAAACCGGCGGCAATCGTAAAAAGGTCGAGTTGCCCTTGAAAATGCTGGTGGTGGGTGATTTCACCAATGGCAAAACCACCGGGCGCGTCGCCGAGCGTGAGCGCACCAACATCAACAAGAACAACTTCGAGGCGGTGCTGCGCAACATGGCTCCCGAGGCGCGCTTCGCGGTGCCCAACGAACTGACTCGCGACGGCGAGGAGATCGCCGTCAATCTCAAGTTCGATTCCATGAAGTCCTTTCATCCCGACCGGGTGGCCAATCAGATCCCTGAAATGCACAGCATGATGGCCATGCGCAACCTGCTCAAGGATCTCAAGGCCAACCTGCTGGATAATGCCGGCTTTCGCAAGGAACTCGAGAAAATCGTCAAGGATCAACCGGAGCTTGCCGCGCTTAAAGGGCAATTGGAAGAGATTCTCGGTCCCGTGCCCGCCGCCGGCGGCGAGTAA
- the tssC gene encoding type VI secretion system contractile sheath large subunit, whose product MAIQESAQARNLVTEETLAPGAYERLCNLVDIAPLQETVALETFADAGKLADITLNKRLTAAIQVFLDLAARSHNRVERIDKTLLDSYIAQIDETISRQLDAVLHHAEFQRIESSWRGLQHLVERCDFRANIKLELLDCRKDDLRDDFEEAPETVQTGLYRHVYVNEYDTPGGQPISAMIANYEFENTPQDVALLTDVSRVAASAHCPFISSVGARFFGKESIDELPKIHDLATYMERAEYIRWQSFRESEDSRYVGLVLPRFLLRLPYGAESNPVRTFNYEENVRAEHHGNYLWGNAAFAFAANVARSFAENGWAVNIRGPESGGKVENLAIHNYDAGQGLQSKIPTEILIPETRELEFAKLGFIPLSYYKNSDYACFFSADSVQKPAEYHTPDATANARINARLPYIFLVSRIAHYLKVLQRENIGTTKSRQTLENELNGWLQTLVTKMKDPEPDLLATHPLKDGRVEVEEIAENPGFFSVSLYIIPHFQIEGVDVRLNLVAQMPRAEK is encoded by the coding sequence ATGGCAATTCAGGAAAGCGCTCAGGCAAGAAACCTCGTCACTGAAGAAACCTTGGCACCCGGCGCCTATGAGCGGTTATGCAATCTGGTCGACATTGCGCCCCTTCAGGAAACGGTGGCGCTGGAAACCTTCGCCGACGCCGGCAAGCTGGCCGATATCACCCTCAACAAGCGCCTCACCGCCGCCATCCAGGTGTTTCTCGATCTGGCTGCGCGCAGTCACAATCGCGTCGAGCGCATCGACAAGACCCTGCTCGATTCCTATATCGCGCAGATCGACGAAACAATCAGCCGTCAACTTGATGCCGTTCTTCATCATGCGGAATTTCAGCGCATCGAGTCCTCATGGCGTGGCCTGCAGCATCTGGTCGAGCGCTGTGACTTTCGCGCCAATATCAAGCTCGAACTCCTTGACTGCCGCAAAGATGATCTGCGCGATGATTTCGAGGAGGCCCCCGAGACCGTGCAGACCGGCCTCTATCGCCACGTCTATGTCAACGAATACGACACGCCGGGCGGCCAGCCCATTTCGGCGATGATTGCCAATTACGAATTTGAGAACACGCCTCAGGACGTGGCGCTGCTCACCGATGTTTCGCGGGTGGCGGCCAGTGCCCACTGTCCTTTCATCAGTTCGGTGGGGGCGCGCTTTTTCGGTAAGGAGAGCATTGACGAACTGCCGAAAATCCACGATCTCGCCACCTACATGGAGCGTGCCGAGTATATCCGCTGGCAGTCTTTTCGCGAGTCCGAGGACTCACGCTACGTCGGCCTGGTGCTGCCGCGCTTCCTGCTGCGCCTGCCCTACGGCGCCGAGAGCAATCCGGTGCGTACGTTCAACTACGAGGAAAACGTGCGCGCCGAGCATCATGGCAACTACCTATGGGGTAACGCGGCCTTTGCCTTTGCCGCCAACGTCGCGCGCTCCTTTGCCGAAAACGGCTGGGCGGTGAATATCCGTGGCCCCGAATCGGGTGGCAAAGTCGAGAATCTGGCCATTCACAATTACGATGCCGGCCAGGGCTTGCAGAGCAAGATTCCCACGGAGATTCTCATCCCCGAAACCCGCGAGCTTGAATTCGCCAAGCTTGGCTTCATTCCCCTGAGCTACTACAAAAACAGCGACTATGCCTGTTTCTTCTCGGCGGATTCGGTGCAGAAGCCGGCCGAATATCATACCCCCGACGCGACGGCCAACGCGCGCATCAACGCGCGGCTGCCTTATATCTTTCTGGTGTCGCGTATTGCTCACTATCTTAAGGTGCTGCAGCGCGAAAACATCGGCACCACCAAGAGCCGCCAGACTCTGGAAAACGAACTCAACGGCTGGCTGCAGACCCTGGTGACCAAGATGAAGGACCCCGAACCCGATCTGCTCGCCACCCATCCCCTCAAGGATGGGCGTGTGGAGGTTGAAGAAATCGCCGAAAATCCCGGGT